One part of the Neodiprion virginianus isolate iyNeoVirg1 chromosome 3, iyNeoVirg1.1, whole genome shotgun sequence genome encodes these proteins:
- the LOC124300548 gene encoding uncharacterized protein LOC124300548 isoform X1, whose amino-acid sequence MFALVKFKVQCSRHDMKNIVPVTKINHFDADNIDHRKYYNIKCGPAGSYCQAIILCVDDTIEKLRAKSGEKRQVAPPSNLILSASEISSEDSDALAKRAKKAPSRHESQKIKLKLNEKLEALRQKHVAEDTMTPVGNEVNTIEDDQENIEPGEVHNDKKNMKKSGPIKRKATDADGCGSGKKSTRSHESFGEPVAEKMTKPQKPNSSADKVREAQSSILTEPNAMTPDDVELSKNKQSPDSGLDVGKKSAQSPKALDKPMVEKIVKPAKKPDSSAVKKKGNRSSSMTAKDSNTSAARKTTDNTLDSKNMNSGCDDLSHADLLQQIKNLKAKCSKDETTIASQNLMMKELTTLNMELQRDVIQYFKEFKVMSEQYDGVIRNLEGCNAPPPGHISNDKIHLGHNVWIPYSTYNGAVNRAKSNQMFVKEIAVAVFGYDVLKNSSITGTQSNKFKDKPAKAKLDETKMLAISDIYRHRLLAIQKASEFNTQMELSKVNLYVTRKISDLNKLKKTDKPSTSSMTSSVPEEDDQKSDAGDDIGTNSNITDDVGNSPIRILEDHDNKEENTDAEHTPNEELSE is encoded by the exons ATGTTCGCGTTGGTGAAGTTCAAAGTGCAATGTTCACGTCACGATATGAAAAACATTGTTCCCGTGACAAAAATTAATCACTTTGATGCCGATAACATCGATCATCGAAAGTATTATAATATCAAGTGTGGACCTGCAGGCTCATACTGCCAGGCTATCATACTCTGTGTTGACG ACactattgaaaaattacgagCGAAAAGTGGAGAGAAAAGGCAAGTTGCACCTCCTTCGAATTTGATTTTGTCAGCTTCGGAAATATCTTCAGAAGACTCCGACGCATTAGCTAAACGTGCGAAAAAG GCACCATCGCGTCATGAATCTCAGAAGATAAAACtaaagttgaatgaaaaattagaagcacTTCGACAAAAACACGTTGCAGAAGATACGATGACACCTGTAGGAAATGAAGTGAACACTATTGAAGATGATCAGGAGAATATCGAACCTGGTGAAGTCCACAATGAtaaaaagaatatgaaaaaaagtgGCCCGATTAAACGAAAAGCTACG GATGCAGACGGCTGCGGTTCAGGGAAAAAATCTACAAGATCTCACGAATCCTTCGGTGAACCAGTGGCTGAGAAAATGACCAAACCACAGAAGCCCAATTCATCG GCTGATAAAGTGAGAGAGGCTCAAAGCTCTATTCTGACGGAGCCTAATGCGATGACACCAGACGATGTAGAACTTAGCAAAAACAAGCAGTCG CCGGATAGTGGTCTTGATGTAGGTAAAAAATCCGCTCAGTCTCCCAAAGCCTTAGATAAACCAATGGTCGAAAAAATAGTTAAACCTGCAAAGAAGCCCGATTCGTCT GCTGTTAAAAAGAAGGGAAATCGAAGCAGTAGTATGACGGCGAAGGACAGTAATACATCAGCGGCACGAAAGACGACCGATAATACCCTGGACAGCAAAAACATGAATTCG GGATGTGATGACCTTAGTCATGCAGACCTCTTGCAACAGATTAAAAATCTAAAGGCGAAATGTTCCAAAGATGAAACTACGATTGCCAGTCAAAATTTAATGATGAAGGAACTTACAACACTGAACATGGAACTGCAGCGCGATGTCATCCAGtatttcaaagaattcaaAG TTATGTCGGAACAATATGACGGAGTCATACGTAACTTGGAAGGTTGTAATGCACCACCACCTGGACATATTTCAAACGACAAG ATTCATTTGGGACATAACGTATGGATCCCCTATAGTACGTACAATGGTGCCGTCAACAGGGCAAAGTCGAATCAGATGTTCGTGAAGGAAATCGCCGTAGCAGTATTTGGATACGACGTTCTGAAAAATAGCAGTATCACTGGTACACaatcaaataaattcaaaGACAAACCGGCAAAAGCAAAATTGGATGAAACAAAGATGCTCGCTATAAGTG ATATCTACCGTCACCGCTTACTGGCCATACAGAAGGCTTCTGAATTCAATACGCAAATGGAATTATCAAAAGTAAACCTTTACGTCACTAGGAAGATATCCGACCTAAACAAACTGAAAAAGACTGATAAGCCATCGACATCATCGATGACATCAAGTGTACCCG AAGAGGATGATCAGAAATCAGACGCGGGGGATGATATAGGCACCAACTCCAACATTACTGACGATGTCGGAAACTCCCCTATTAGGATACTTGAAGATCATGAcaataaagaagaaaatacaG ATGCGGAACACACGCCGAATGAGGAACTCAGCGAGTAA
- the LOC124300548 gene encoding uncharacterized protein LOC124300548 isoform X2, with product MTPVGNEVNTIEDDQENIEPGEVHNDKKNMKKSGPIKRKATDADGCGSGKKSTRSHESFGEPVAEKMTKPQKPNSSADKVREAQSSILTEPNAMTPDDVELSKNKQSPDSGLDVGKKSAQSPKALDKPMVEKIVKPAKKPDSSAVKKKGNRSSSMTAKDSNTSAARKTTDNTLDSKNMNSGCDDLSHADLLQQIKNLKAKCSKDETTIASQNLMMKELTTLNMELQRDVIQYFKEFKVMSEQYDGVIRNLEGCNAPPPGHISNDKIHLGHNVWIPYSTYNGAVNRAKSNQMFVKEIAVAVFGYDVLKNSSITGTQSNKFKDKPAKAKLDETKMLAISDIYRHRLLAIQKASEFNTQMELSKVNLYVTRKISDLNKLKKTDKPSTSSMTSSVPEEDDQKSDAGDDIGTNSNITDDVGNSPIRILEDHDNKEENTGLSVYNVRLTYVNFVGNENRATYEDFCFSTYLLDAEHTPNEELSE from the exons ATGACACCTGTAGGAAATGAAGTGAACACTATTGAAGATGATCAGGAGAATATCGAACCTGGTGAAGTCCACAATGAtaaaaagaatatgaaaaaaagtgGCCCGATTAAACGAAAAGCTACG GATGCAGACGGCTGCGGTTCAGGGAAAAAATCTACAAGATCTCACGAATCCTTCGGTGAACCAGTGGCTGAGAAAATGACCAAACCACAGAAGCCCAATTCATCG GCTGATAAAGTGAGAGAGGCTCAAAGCTCTATTCTGACGGAGCCTAATGCGATGACACCAGACGATGTAGAACTTAGCAAAAACAAGCAGTCG CCGGATAGTGGTCTTGATGTAGGTAAAAAATCCGCTCAGTCTCCCAAAGCCTTAGATAAACCAATGGTCGAAAAAATAGTTAAACCTGCAAAGAAGCCCGATTCGTCT GCTGTTAAAAAGAAGGGAAATCGAAGCAGTAGTATGACGGCGAAGGACAGTAATACATCAGCGGCACGAAAGACGACCGATAATACCCTGGACAGCAAAAACATGAATTCG GGATGTGATGACCTTAGTCATGCAGACCTCTTGCAACAGATTAAAAATCTAAAGGCGAAATGTTCCAAAGATGAAACTACGATTGCCAGTCAAAATTTAATGATGAAGGAACTTACAACACTGAACATGGAACTGCAGCGCGATGTCATCCAGtatttcaaagaattcaaAG TTATGTCGGAACAATATGACGGAGTCATACGTAACTTGGAAGGTTGTAATGCACCACCACCTGGACATATTTCAAACGACAAG ATTCATTTGGGACATAACGTATGGATCCCCTATAGTACGTACAATGGTGCCGTCAACAGGGCAAAGTCGAATCAGATGTTCGTGAAGGAAATCGCCGTAGCAGTATTTGGATACGACGTTCTGAAAAATAGCAGTATCACTGGTACACaatcaaataaattcaaaGACAAACCGGCAAAAGCAAAATTGGATGAAACAAAGATGCTCGCTATAAGTG ATATCTACCGTCACCGCTTACTGGCCATACAGAAGGCTTCTGAATTCAATACGCAAATGGAATTATCAAAAGTAAACCTTTACGTCACTAGGAAGATATCCGACCTAAACAAACTGAAAAAGACTGATAAGCCATCGACATCATCGATGACATCAAGTGTACCCG AAGAGGATGATCAGAAATCAGACGCGGGGGATGATATAGGCACCAACTCCAACATTACTGACGATGTCGGAAACTCCCCTATTAGGATACTTGAAGATCATGAcaataaagaagaaaatacaGGTTTGTCAGTTTATAACGTCAGATTAACATATGTAAACTTCGTAGGAAACGAAAACCGTGCCACTTATGAAGACTTCTGCTTTTCAACATACTTGTTAGATGCGGAACACACGCCGAATGAGGAACTCAGCGAGTAA
- the LOC124299537 gene encoding uncharacterized protein LOC124299537, translating into MENERAADPKPRKRYKLFLDPEYQPHWVSTRTHSFWVADATVPPPETDVDASDQNSVGSGENMLLNTEDDTSHCVSDSNQSSAASSMEPDLSNDCCGNMSHEENDDVCVSDEEHLTDPDVENSDDSQSDDSHDSHDNLQNFDDSETSEEDEPHERVGREDGVNDDDIMFDQSVLSVSDVMEMVMAYCMRFSVSHEARKALVDMIQCLAGPRYENWSISKFQIKKKYEPPEDVMTYTFFCSSCKIPILGPITKREFENNSVTCEECLQLQNLTMQSPNRFIYIDLKYQFKQLLSSRKIRESLMENLITRDAALARAPPTVMTDIYDSELYRAAIGEYFQNADHVLTYNFNTDGMPIFNSSNRSSWPLLLIVNELPPHLRFKHVLLAGLWVGNKEPSPTMMNTFLQQFVSQANHLTERGLKLKNDMGRKTTFKIIPLCCVCDSVARPIVQCRLQYNGYRSCSWCYAHGNYVRGAVRYLFGEVDADGRTHESHKEDVENATRLRKPVNGVKGASILLQLLLFNMVWGFPFEYMHAILLGVIILLWDIWTTPGSPIYLAPAIQNQINDRLMRMTPTHEIHRLPRKLSKRGKWKASEWQSWLLFYSLPCLDGLIPDAALEHLSLLVDSSFILLQNKISEADLNKCELNLTKFVAEFEILYGKEYVTFNVHSLLHVVKSVKSSGPLWTTSAFSFESTNYRLKQQVNGPKGVDDQIAMGYLNKNMFQWKLGENMELSEESQNYCKRLFAGRPHTSNCTITPDNVVLLGKPVVHDNGEVIYARCIFKNTPFHSARYRPNKKTNDSVVQLVTTDIVQITGFVLVDGRTYIDAQNIDVVVELHVPHIVRVRRSDEYRRIPMDDIQEKLLFLSVNNLTYICKSPCIID; encoded by the exons ATGGAAAATGAAAGAGCAGCAGATCCTAAGCCACGTAAACGTTACAAACTGTTCTTGGATCCAGAGTACCAACCACATTGGGTTTCTACGAGGACTCATTCATTTTGGGTTGCTGATGCAACTGTTCCGCCACCAGAAACCGACGTCGACGCATCAG atcaaaattctGTGGGATCGGGCGAGAATATGTTGTTAAATACCGAGGATGATACGTCACATTGTGTTTCCGATTCTAATCAATCATCTGCTGCATCTTCGATGGAGCCTGATCTAAGCAATGACTGCTGTGGAAATATGTCACATGAGGAGAATGATGATGTCTGTGTGTCGGATGAAGAGCACTTGACAGATCCCGATGTAGAAAATTCTGAtgactcacaatcagacgATTCCCACGATTCGCAcgacaatttacaaaattttgacgattctGAAACTTCGGAAGAAGATGAACCTCACGAACGAGTCGGGCGAGAAGACGGTGTGAATGACGACGATATTATGTTTGATCAATCTGTTCTGTCCGTGTCGGATGTTATGGAAATGGTCATGGCATATTGTATGCGTTTTTCTGTATCCCATGAGGCCCGAAAAGCACTGGTGGATATGATACAATGTTTGGCCGGACCAAGGTATGAGAATTGGTCAATTAGCAAATTCCAAATCAAAAAGAAGTACGAGCCGCCTGAAGATGTTATGACTTACACTTTTTTTTGCTCTTCATGCAAAATACCTATTTTGGGACCAATCACAAAAagggaatttgaaaataattcagttaCTTGCGAAGAGTGCCTTCAGCTACAAAATCTGACGATGCAATCGCCGAATAGGTTCATTTACATTGATTTGAAGTACCAATTTAAGCAACTCTTGAGTAGTCGAAAGATCCGTGAGAGCCTAATGGAAAACTTAATAACACGAGACGCTGCGCTCGCTCGTGCACCACCGACCGTAATGACAGACATTTATGACAGCGAGCTGTATAGAGCGGCAATTGgggaatattttcagaatgCTGATCATGTCCTCACGTACAACTTCAATACAGATGGAATGCCGATTTTTAATAGCTCCAATAGAAGCAGTTGGCCATTGCTATTAATTGTGAATGAATTACCTCCCCATCTGCGATTTAAGCACGTCCTTCTAGCTGGATTATGGGTTGGAAATAAGGAACCCAGTCCTACCATGATGAACACTTTTCTCCAACAGTTCGTTTCACAGGCAAATCACCTAACCGAACGAGGcctcaaattgaaaaatgacatGGGCCGAAAGACAACTTTCAAAATAATACCACTGTGTTGCGTTTGTGACTCCGTGGCAAGACCTATTGTCCAGTGCAGGTTACAATATAACGGATATCGCAGCTGTAGTTGGTGCTATGCTCATGGGAATTATGTACGTGGAGCTGTGCGCTATTTATTCGGCGAAGTAGACGCAGACGGGAGAACACACGAGTCTCATAAAGAGGATGTAGAAAATGCCACACGACTTCGGAAACCTGTGAATGGCGTCAAAGGAGCTAGCATTTTGTTACAGTTGCTCCTATTTAATATGGTGTGGGGATTTCCCTTTGAATACATGCACGCCATATTACTCGGTGTAATAATACTTCTGTGGGATATTTGGACAACTCCCGGGAGTCCAATTTATCTGGCCCCAGCCattcaaaatcaaatcaacgatAGATTGATGCGAATGACTCCTACACACGAAATTCATCGATTGCCgagaaaattatcgaaaagaGGCAAGTGGAAAGCTTCTGAATGGCAGTCATGGTTATTATTCTACAGCCTCCCTTGTTTAGACGGTCTCATACCAGACGCTGCTTTGGAACACCTATCACTTTTAGTAGACAGTTCGTTCATACTTCTGCAAAACAAAATTTCCGAAGCAGATTTAAATAAGTGCGAACTGAATCTCACGAAATTCGTAgctgaatttgaaattttatacggAAAAGAATATGTGACATTCAATGTACATAGCTTACTGCATGTGGTGAAATCCGTGAAATCGTCAGGACCGTTGTGGACGACTTCTGCTTTCAGTTTTGAGAGTACCAATTACAGACTAAAACAACAAGTCAATGGACCGAAAGGGGTTGACGATCAAATCGCAATGGGATACctcaataaaaatatgttcCAATGGAAATTGGGGGAAAACATGGAACTCTCGGAAGAAAGCCAGAATTACTGCAAGCGTCTCTTTGCCGGCCGTCCTCACACTTCGAATTGCACAATAACACCTGACAATGTAGTTTTGCTTGGCAAACCTGTCGTACATGATAACGGGGAAGTCATATACGCTCGGtgtatattcaaaaatacCCCTTTTCACAGCGCACGATATCGGCCGAACAAAAAAACTAACGATTCCGTAGTGCAATTGGTCACAACGGATATAGTTCAAATAACTGGATTTGTACTCGTTGATGGTCGGACCTATATCGATGCACAGAATATTGATGTGGTTGTAGAATTGCACGTACCGCACATTGTGAGAGTAAGGCGAAGCGATGAATATCGAAGAATCCCCATGGACGATATCCAAGAGAAACTGCTATTTCTGAGCGTCAACAATTTGACATATATTTGCAAATCTCCTTGCATCATAGATTAA